One region of candidate division KSB1 bacterium genomic DNA includes:
- a CDS encoding fibronectin type III domain-containing protein, which yields MQNLYESSRVKKGMGAAFLIALAICGLLLAPALYAVPTRANPPTSAERAALAIPSDPSNLTATAVSSARINLAWTDNSSDEDGFKIERKIGAAGTYKQIATVAANVTSFANTGLSASTEYFYRVRAHNADGNSGYSNEASATTLPKPPAAPFSLAATAVSKSQINLAWADTASNEDGFKIERKIGATGTYNQIATVGANVTSFSHTGLSANTTYFYRVRAHNAGGNSAYSNEASATTLPNAPAAPSDLTATTVSKSQIDLAWTDNSGNEDGFKIERKIGVTGTYSQIATVGANVTSFASTGLNPNTQYTYRVRAFNAGGNSAYSNTASATTLRNPPVKPSDLTATAVGSSQIDLAWSDNAGNEDGFKIESKIGAAGTYAEIATVGANVTNFSNTGLAAGTEYFYRVRAFNNGGHSAYSNEANATTLPNPPAAPSSLTATAISQTQIDLAWSDNAGNEDGFKIESKIGAAGTYAEIATVGANVTNFSNTGLAAGTEYFYRVRAFNNGGHSAYSNEANATTLPNPPAAPSSLTATAISQTQIDLAWSDNANNEDGFKIESKIGAAGTYAEIATVGANVTNFSNTGLAAGTEYFYRVRAFNNGGHSAYSNEANATTLPNPPAAPSSLTATAISQTQIDLAWSDNAGNEDGFKIESKIGAAGTYAEIATVGANVTNFSNTGLAAGTEYFYRVRAFNNGGHSAYSNEANATTLPNPPAAPSSLTATAISQTQIDLAWSDNAGNEDGFKIESKIGAAGTYAEIATVGANVTNFSNTGLAAGTEYFYRVRAFNNGGHSAYSNEANATTLPNPPAAPSSLTATAISQTQIDLAWSDNAGNEDGFKIESKIGAAGTYAEIATVGANVTNFSNTGLAAGTEYFYRVRAFNNGGHSAYSNEANATTLPNPPTAPGNLTATALSNVKITLSWADNSNNESSFRIERKLTGGTYAEIASVGANVTSYVDSGLTANTTYFYRVRASNAGGHSAYSNEANATTPADLPAPPSGLTATAISNTQINLAWTDNSSDEISFRIEAKLGAGGAYEEIDSVGANVTSYSSTGLDPGTQYFYRVRASSTTGHSAYSNEANATTLPDPPAAPSDLAATAVSNSQIDLSWTDNSANEQGFKIESKLSSGLTFVQIATVGPNVTSYSNTGLSTMTSYTYRVRAFNAGGNSAYSNTSTSTTFPNPPAAPSNLTAAAVSQTQINLAWTDNATTENGFKVDRKTGAAGTYAEVATLGPDVNAYSDNGLSANTQYFYRVRAFNSGGSSPSNEANATTLPNPPAAPSALTATPVSQIRINLAWTDNSNNETAFKVERKTGAAGTYAEIGTVAANVQVYADSNLTANTAYFYRVRGLNTGGFSDYSNEANATTLPNPPASAPSSLTTTVAGSNQVNLAWTDNSNDEDGFKIERKDGATGTFAQIATVGSNITSFSNTGLTDGVTYFYRVRAFNTGGNSGYSNEASATPSSGSNFALNKPATASSTDTMSATSRAVDGSLTTFWRSGPVNAATAIQWFRVELHPSIPITIGRVVINWYQTYFANEFEVQVSNDGTNWTTVHTNNAGAAGTQTATFTAVAARYVRLYMKKNNKGNYRVADFEVYGGVTKAAGQTAQSEVIVPETIALAQNYPNPFNPSTTISYSLPEAAHVTLKVINMTGQEVATLVNGYQDRGVHSVKFHARKLPSGTYYAVLKTGNVTQTRRMVLAK from the coding sequence ATGCAAAACCTTTACGAGTCTTCCCGAGTGAAGAAGGGGATGGGCGCAGCATTTTTGATCGCGCTGGCGATTTGTGGTTTGTTGCTTGCCCCCGCGCTGTATGCCGTTCCAACCCGCGCGAATCCGCCTACCAGCGCTGAACGCGCGGCCTTGGCGATTCCGTCCGATCCGAGCAATTTGACGGCGACCGCGGTCAGCAGCGCGCGCATCAATCTGGCCTGGACCGACAATTCGAGCGACGAAGACGGCTTCAAGATCGAGCGCAAGATTGGCGCGGCTGGAACGTACAAGCAAATTGCGACAGTCGCCGCGAACGTGACGAGCTTTGCCAACACCGGCCTGAGCGCGAGCACAGAGTATTTCTATCGCGTCCGCGCTCACAACGCCGATGGCAATTCCGGCTATTCCAATGAGGCGAGCGCCACGACGCTGCCAAAGCCGCCGGCAGCTCCGTTCAGCCTGGCCGCCACTGCCGTGAGCAAAAGCCAGATCAATCTCGCCTGGGCGGACACCGCCAGCAACGAGGATGGCTTCAAGATCGAGCGCAAAATTGGCGCGACGGGCACGTACAATCAAATTGCGACGGTCGGCGCGAACGTGACGAGTTTTTCTCACACGGGCCTGAGCGCGAATACGACGTATTTCTATCGCGTCCGCGCGCACAACGCCGGCGGCAATTCCGCTTATTCCAATGAAGCGAGCGCCACAACGCTGCCGAACGCACCGGCGGCGCCGAGCGACTTGACTGCCACGACCGTGAGCAAGAGCCAGATCGACTTGGCCTGGACGGATAATTCCGGCAACGAGGACGGCTTCAAGATCGAGCGCAAAATTGGCGTGACGGGCACGTACAGTCAAATTGCGACGGTCGGCGCGAACGTGACGAGCTTTGCGAGCACAGGCCTGAACCCGAACACACAATACACTTACCGCGTGCGGGCTTTCAACGCCGGCGGCAATTCGGCCTATTCCAACACCGCCAGCGCCACCACGCTGCGTAATCCTCCGGTAAAGCCGAGTGATTTGACCGCCACTGCCGTGGGCAGCAGCCAGATCGATCTCGCGTGGAGCGATAATGCCGGCAATGAAGACGGCTTCAAGATCGAGAGCAAGATTGGGGCTGCAGGGACGTATGCCGAGATTGCGACGGTTGGCGCGAATGTCACGAATTTTTCCAATACGGGCCTGGCAGCCGGCACGGAATATTTCTATCGCGTGCGCGCTTTCAACAACGGCGGCCATTCGGCCTATTCCAACGAAGCGAACGCCACGACACTGCCGAATCCACCGGCCGCGCCGAGCAGCTTGACGGCAACGGCGATCAGCCAGACGCAAATCGATCTCGCGTGGAGCGATAATGCCGGCAATGAGGACGGCTTCAAGATCGAGAGCAAGATTGGGGCTGCAGGGACGTATGCCGAGATTGCGACGGTTGGCGCGAATGTCACGAATTTTTCCAATACGGGCCTGGCAGCTGGCACGGAATATTTCTATCGCGTGCGCGCTTTCAACAACGGCGGCCATTCGGCTTATTCCAATGAAGCGAATGCCACGACGCTGCCGAATCCACCGGCCGCGCCGAGCAGCTTGACGGCAACGGCGATCAGCCAGACGCAAATCGATCTCGCGTGGAGCGATAATGCCAACAATGAGGACGGCTTCAAGATCGAGAGCAAGATTGGTGCTGCGGGGACGTATGCCGAGATTGCGACGGTTGGCGCGAACGTCACGAATTTTTCCAATACGGGCCTGGCAGCCGGCACGGAATATTTCTATCGCGTGCGCGCTTTCAACAACGGCGGCCATTCGGCCTATTCCAACGAAGCGAACGCCACGACACTGCCGAATCCACCGGCCGCGCCGAGCAGCTTGACGGCAACGGCGATCAGCCAGACGCAAATCGATCTCGCGTGGAGCGATAATGCCGGCAATGAGGACGGCTTCAAGATCGAGAGCAAGATTGGGGCTGCAGGGACGTATGCCGAGATTGCGACGGTTGGCGCGAATGTCACGAATTTTTCCAATACGGGCCTGGCAGCCGGCACGGAATATTTCTATCGCGTGCGCGCTTTCAACAACGGCGGCCATTCGGCCTATTCCAACGAAGCGAACGCCACGACACTGCCGAATCCACCGGCCGCGCCGAGCAGCTTGACGGCAACGGCGATCAGCCAGACGCAAATCGATCTCGCGTGGAGCGATAATGCCGGCAATGAGGACGGCTTCAAGATCGAGAGCAAGATTGGGGCTGCAGGGACGTATGCCGAGATTGCGACGGTTGGCGCGAATGTCACGAATTTTTCCAATACGGGCCTGGCAGCTGGCACGGAATATTTCTATCGCGTGCGCGCTTTCAACAACGGCGGCCATTCGGCTTATTCCAATGAAGCGAATGCCACGACGCTGCCGAATCCACCGGCCGCGCCGAGCAGCTTGACGGCAACGGCGATCAGCCAGACGCAAATCGATCTCGCGTGGAGCGATAATGCCGGCAATGAGGACGGCTTCAAGATCGAGAGCAAGATTGGTGCTGCAGGGACGTATGCCGAGATTGCGACGGTTGGCGCGAATGTCACGAATTTTTCCAATACGGGCCTGGCAGCTGGCACGGAATATTTCTATCGCGTGCGCGCTTTCAACAACGGCGGCCATTCGGCCTATTCCAACGAAGCGAACGCCACGACACTGCCCAATCCGCCTACGGCGCCGGGAAACTTGACCGCCACAGCGCTGAGCAATGTGAAAATCACTCTCAGTTGGGCGGACAACTCGAACAACGAAAGCAGTTTCAGGATCGAGCGTAAACTAACCGGCGGCACGTATGCGGAGATCGCTTCGGTCGGCGCGAACGTGACCAGTTACGTCGACTCGGGTTTGACCGCAAACACGACGTATTTCTACCGCGTGCGCGCTTCCAACGCCGGCGGCCATTCGGCTTACTCCAACGAGGCGAATGCGACGACGCCAGCCGATTTACCCGCGCCGCCGAGCGGCTTGACGGCAACGGCGATCAGCAATACCCAGATCAATCTGGCCTGGACGGATAATTCCAGTGACGAGATAAGCTTCAGAATCGAAGCCAAGCTTGGCGCCGGCGGCGCGTATGAGGAAATTGACTCGGTCGGTGCCAACGTGACGAGCTATTCGAGCACGGGTTTGGATCCGGGCACCCAGTATTTCTATCGTGTGCGCGCTTCCAGCACCACCGGCCACTCGGCTTATTCCAACGAAGCGAATGCGACGACCCTGCCGGATCCGCCGGCGGCGCCGAGCGACTTGGCAGCCACAGCGGTGAGCAATTCGCAGATCGACCTCAGTTGGACGGATAACTCCGCCAACGAACAAGGTTTCAAAATCGAGAGCAAGCTCAGCTCCGGGCTTACGTTTGTGCAGATTGCCACGGTCGGGCCGAATGTGACGAGCTATTCCAACACCGGCTTGAGCACGATGACGTCTTATACCTATCGCGTGCGCGCGTTCAATGCCGGAGGCAATTCCGCCTATTCCAACACCTCGACCTCAACGACGTTTCCGAATCCACCGGCGGCGCCAAGCAACTTGACTGCCGCCGCCGTGAGCCAGACGCAAATCAATCTGGCGTGGACGGATAACGCGACCACCGAAAACGGCTTCAAGGTCGATCGCAAGACCGGCGCGGCGGGAACGTATGCCGAAGTCGCCACCCTCGGGCCCGATGTGAATGCTTATTCTGACAACGGCTTGAGCGCCAACACCCAATATTTCTATCGCGTGCGCGCGTTCAATAGCGGCGGCAGTTCGCCATCCAACGAAGCGAATGCGACGACGCTGCCGAATCCGCCGGCGGCGCCGAGTGCCTTGACGGCCACGCCGGTGAGCCAGATCAGGATCAATTTGGCTTGGACGGATAATTCCAACAACGAAACCGCCTTCAAGGTCGAGCGTAAAACCGGCGCCGCCGGGACCTACGCGGAAATCGGCACCGTCGCTGCGAACGTGCAGGTTTACGCTGATTCGAACCTGACCGCGAACACGGCGTATTTCTACCGCGTGCGCGGCCTCAACACCGGCGGCTTTTCGGATTACTCCAACGAAGCGAACGCCACGACGCTGCCGAATCCGCCGGCTTCGGCGCCGTCAAGCTTGACCACCACCGTCGCCGGCAGCAATCAGGTCAATCTGGCTTGGACCGACAACTCCAATGACGAGGATGGTTTCAAGATTGAGCGCAAAGACGGCGCCACCGGAACGTTCGCGCAGATTGCGACGGTTGGGTCGAATATCACCAGCTTCTCCAACACCGGTTTGACCGACGGCGTGACGTACTTTTATCGCGTCCGCGCCTTCAACACCGGCGGCAATTCCGGATATTCGAATGAAGCCAGCGCGACGCCTTCGAGCGGTTCCAATTTCGCGCTGAACAAGCCGGCCACCGCCTCCAGCACCGACACCATGAGTGCCACCAGCCGCGCCGTAGACGGCAGCTTGACCACCTTCTGGCGCAGCGGTCCGGTCAACGCCGCGACCGCCATCCAGTGGTTCCGGGTGGAATTGCATCCCAGCATTCCAATCACCATTGGCCGTGTCGTCATCAATTGGTATCAAACTTATTTCGCCAATGAATTTGAGGTGCAGGTTTCTAATGACGGCACGAACTGGACGACGGTTCACACCAACAACGCCGGCGCCGCCGGAACCCAGACGGCGACGTTCACGGCGGTGGCGGCTCGTTACGTTCGCTTGTACATGAAGAAAAACAACAAAGGAAATTATCGCGTCGCAGATTTTGAAGTTTACGGCGGTGTGACCAAAGCTGCCGGCCAGACTGCACAGAGTGAGGTGATCGTGCCGGAGACCATTGCGCTGGCGCAAAACTATCCGAACCCGTTCAATCCTTCCACAACGATCTCGTATTCGCTGCCGGAAGCCGCGCACGTGACGCTGAAAGTGATCAACATGACCGGCCAGGAAGTCGCAACCCTGGTGAATGGTTATCAAGATCGCGGCGTTCACAGCGTGAAATTCCACGCGCGTAAACTGCCGAGCGGCACTTACTACGCGGTTTTGAAAACGGGCAATGTGACGCAAACGCGGCGGATGGTGCTGGCGAAGTAG
- a CDS encoding glycosyltransferase family 39 protein, whose product MTASKLAGLLLAFTLVAAAALRIYGTAAKDTFSEDENFSLLYATGHASEYYDMLEEKPPFGVWVPAAEWKKFTRPDRLFCFSKITRDMAFFDIHPPFYFWFLHVWAFIAGVNLWTGLGLNLLISSTAILSLYGLGRYVLGSSVEAALAACVWALSPAVFQMSFEARQYDMLILITILFVWQFLRCIEVNRAPRWFDFILMAAVTTAGALTHFHFSILVGGCGFYALAKLWREQKIRLATVSGAVLLGYLIFFVITPNFYRSFANAGETLNVFSHEALLIRAENIVNSCRQFFQNPLPFVSIRHTLAILFVAVGILAYRKSPAMLLEHVRDTNWTGVHILYFGWWMIGVLIALYLAFLTPVQSMLPKHLGMAWPFFAFLPVFILRLFPKYKNHLAAIGCVLALLPGINGAKAFREYLITQPNPSTILAQAPAVVMDNVSIGYVPRVLWKLADDTPVFIASRSYLLQHQAQWLDRLGGGAVYISIHSAEHFAGNAKGGREQLYELINRNWENDFMKDAVWGFGDAMILQKER is encoded by the coding sequence ATGACAGCATCCAAACTCGCCGGCCTGCTGCTGGCGTTTACTCTTGTGGCAGCAGCGGCGCTGCGGATTTATGGAACCGCCGCGAAGGACACTTTTTCCGAAGACGAAAACTTTTCGCTTTTATATGCAACCGGCCACGCGAGTGAATACTACGACATGCTCGAGGAAAAACCTCCGTTCGGCGTCTGGGTTCCGGCGGCGGAATGGAAAAAATTCACCCGACCCGACCGGCTGTTTTGTTTCAGCAAGATCACCCGCGACATGGCGTTCTTCGATATTCATCCGCCGTTTTATTTCTGGTTTTTACACGTGTGGGCTTTTATCGCGGGCGTCAATTTATGGACCGGGCTGGGGCTGAATCTTTTGATCAGTTCCACCGCGATTTTGAGCCTGTATGGCTTGGGCCGCTATGTTTTAGGCAGCTCCGTCGAGGCCGCACTGGCGGCGTGCGTCTGGGCGCTCAGCCCCGCGGTGTTTCAAATGTCTTTTGAGGCGCGGCAATATGACATGCTGATTCTGATAACGATTCTCTTTGTCTGGCAATTTCTTCGTTGCATTGAGGTCAACCGCGCGCCGCGATGGTTCGATTTCATTCTGATGGCCGCCGTCACCACCGCCGGCGCGTTGACGCATTTTCATTTCTCGATTTTGGTCGGCGGCTGCGGTTTCTACGCGCTCGCCAAACTTTGGCGCGAGCAAAAAATTCGCCTCGCCACCGTGTCCGGCGCCGTGCTGTTGGGATACCTCATCTTCTTTGTGATTACGCCGAATTTCTACCGCTCCTTTGCAAATGCCGGCGAAACGCTGAACGTCTTCAGTCACGAGGCGCTGCTGATTCGCGCTGAAAACATTGTGAACTCCTGCCGGCAATTTTTTCAGAATCCGCTGCCGTTTGTGTCCATTCGCCATACGCTGGCAATTTTGTTTGTTGCCGTTGGCATTCTGGCCTATCGCAAAAGCCCGGCCATGCTGCTCGAGCATGTTCGCGATACAAATTGGACCGGCGTTCATATTCTATATTTTGGATGGTGGATGATCGGCGTTCTGATTGCGCTTTATCTCGCATTTCTAACGCCGGTGCAATCCATGCTGCCCAAACATCTCGGCATGGCCTGGCCGTTCTTTGCTTTTCTGCCGGTGTTCATCTTGCGCCTGTTCCCGAAATATAAAAATCATCTCGCCGCCATCGGCTGTGTTTTGGCGTTGTTGCCGGGCATCAACGGCGCAAAAGCATTTCGGGAGTATCTCATTACCCAACCGAATCCCTCTACGATTTTAGCGCAGGCACCAGCCGTGGTGATGGACAATGTTTCCATCGGTTATGTGCCGCGCGTGTTGTGGAAACTGGCGGACGACACCCCGGTGTTCATCGCCAGCCGCAGCTATCTGTTGCAGCATCAAGCGCAGTGGCTCGATCGCCTGGGCGGCGGTGCGGTTTATATCAGCATTCATTCCGCCGAGCATTTTGCCGGCAACGCCAAGGGCGGGCGGGAGCAGCTTTATGAGCTGATCAATCGGAACTGGGAAAACGATTTTATGAAAGACGCCGTCTGGGGCTTTGGTGATGCCATGATCTTGCAAAAGGAACGATAA
- a CDS encoding M1 family metallopeptidase gives MPKNLRPGKMIALGLLALSGAPALAQPVIFSKPLSPRIANYDIDVRLDAEKRMLHGSETLTWHNQSNDSIAELQFHLYLNAFRNSRSTFMKESGGVSRGNKIDKDGWGFIDVDKITLASGEDLTSRMEFIQPDDGNPDDKTVFRLPLTQPLRPGDSIVVHIDFTAKLPQPPFARTGAKKEYFFVGQWFPKIGVYMDGKWNCHQFHANSEFFADYGVYNVRMTVPEKNIVGATGLQVEVKNNGDGTATHFYHAEDVHDFAWTTSPDFVEFTGKAQDVYIRVLMQRDRAYQGLRHLEAAKAAVEYFQNWYGDYPFPNLTVVDPRRGAGGSGGMEYPTLITAGTAYGLPEGIRGVEAVIIHEFGHNFWYHLLASNEFEESWMDEGINTYTEIQIMNDKYGPAGDVINFFGIKLNGLQLHRGQYLFNADFDPTVRKAWEYYSQGSWSTNSYAKPGVLLTTLQNHLGQEKMQQVMRAYVERWRFKHPKTQDFIDVVNDVAGQNLNWFFDQALFSNATLDYSVDRVFTREIKPGEGYDFDFSAAKTDTGMANNYPSDDSADARGKPKMYESGVHVRRLGAFKFPVEMVATFDNGEKVREKWDGQALWKKFTYIKPHKLVSATVDPENKIPLDLNYTNNSKAVKGSSLGVNKFSARWLFWMQFFLDQPEFMNLFSAVNEIF, from the coding sequence ATGCCGAAAAACCTTCGTCCTGGCAAGATGATCGCGCTGGGATTGCTCGCCCTCAGCGGCGCGCCTGCTCTGGCGCAACCGGTTATTTTTTCCAAGCCGCTCAGCCCGCGCATTGCCAACTACGACATCGACGTGCGGCTCGACGCCGAGAAAAGAATGCTGCACGGCAGCGAAACGTTGACATGGCATAATCAATCTAATGACAGTATTGCTGAATTGCAGTTCCATCTTTATCTCAACGCCTTTCGGAACAGCCGGTCGACGTTCATGAAAGAATCCGGCGGGGTCAGCCGCGGCAATAAAATCGACAAGGACGGCTGGGGGTTCATCGACGTCGACAAGATTACACTCGCTTCCGGCGAAGATTTGACCAGCCGCATGGAATTTATTCAACCCGACGACGGCAATCCCGATGACAAAACCGTATTCCGTCTCCCGCTCACGCAACCGCTTCGGCCCGGCGATTCCATTGTTGTTCACATCGATTTCACCGCCAAACTGCCGCAGCCGCCGTTTGCGCGCACCGGCGCCAAGAAAGAATATTTCTTTGTCGGCCAATGGTTTCCGAAGATCGGCGTTTATATGGATGGCAAATGGAACTGCCATCAATTTCACGCCAACTCGGAATTTTTCGCCGACTACGGCGTGTACAATGTTCGGATGACTGTGCCGGAAAAGAATATTGTTGGCGCCACCGGCCTGCAGGTTGAAGTGAAAAATAACGGCGACGGCACGGCGACGCATTTCTATCACGCCGAAGACGTGCATGATTTTGCCTGGACGACGAGCCCGGATTTTGTCGAATTTACCGGCAAGGCACAAGACGTTTACATTCGGGTGTTGATGCAGCGCGACCGCGCTTATCAAGGCCTGCGCCATCTCGAAGCGGCCAAGGCGGCAGTGGAATATTTTCAAAATTGGTACGGCGATTATCCGTTTCCGAATCTCACCGTCGTCGATCCGCGCCGTGGCGCCGGCGGATCGGGCGGCATGGAGTATCCGACGCTGATCACTGCCGGCACGGCTTATGGCTTGCCGGAGGGCATTCGCGGCGTCGAAGCAGTGATCATTCACGAGTTCGGCCATAACTTTTGGTATCATCTGCTTGCTTCGAATGAGTTTGAAGAAAGCTGGATGGATGAGGGCATCAACACCTACACCGAAATTCAAATCATGAACGACAAGTACGGCCCGGCCGGCGACGTGATCAATTTTTTCGGCATCAAGCTCAATGGCTTGCAGCTTCATCGCGGCCAATATCTTTTTAACGCCGACTTCGATCCGACGGTGCGCAAAGCCTGGGAGTATTATTCGCAGGGGAGTTGGAGCACGAATTCTTATGCCAAGCCCGGGGTGTTGTTGACGACGCTGCAAAACCATCTCGGCCAAGAAAAAATGCAGCAGGTCATGCGCGCTTACGTCGAGCGGTGGCGCTTCAAGCACCCCAAGACGCAGGATTTTATCGATGTTGTCAACGACGTGGCCGGCCAAAATTTGAATTGGTTTTTTGATCAAGCGCTCTTTTCCAATGCAACGCTTGATTACAGCGTTGACCGTGTTTTCACCCGTGAGATCAAGCCCGGTGAAGGATATGACTTCGATTTTTCCGCCGCCAAAACCGATACGGGCATGGCCAACAACTATCCATCCGATGATTCTGCCGACGCCAGGGGCAAGCCGAAAATGTATGAAAGCGGCGTGCACGTTCGACGGCTTGGCGCCTTCAAATTTCCGGTGGAAATGGTTGCCACATTTGACAACGGCGAAAAGGTGCGCGAGAAATGGGACGGGCAGGCGTTGTGGAAAAAATTTACCTACATCAAACCCCATAAGCTGGTTTCTGCGACCGTCGACCCGGAAAACAAAATCCCGCTCGACCTCAACTACACCAACAACAGCAAGGCGGTGAAAGGCTCAAGCCTCGGCGTCAACAAATTCTCGGCACGCTGGCTGTTTTGGATGCAATTTTTTCTCGACCAGCCGGAGTTTATGAATTTGTTTTCCGCCGTCAATGAGATTTTCTGA